The window GCTTACCGGCTTCGACCGTCCTCTGTGCAGGGGTTTCCAACGCCCCGTCACCTGTGGACGGCTGTGGACAGTGTCTCTGGTTCGCTCCGTGCGGGCACCGCGCTCCGGCCCCTCACTCGCTTCGCTCCCGAGGGACCTCCGCGCCCACACGGTCACCTACCGCTGAACGTCACCAATCCAAGGTAACTGTTCCCCGGGAACAGTTCAGCCTCGGAAAGTCCACTCCGCTGGGACATGGCCGGGCCGGCATCCAGCTGCGATGGTCAGTTCATGACCTCACCCACGGAACTGGATCTGCTGCGCGAGCTGGAGCCGGTCGCCGCGGCGAACATCGACCGGCACCTGGGTCTCGCCGCCGAGTGGATGCCGCACGAGTACGTGCCGTGGGGTCTGGGGCGTGACTTCGACACCCTGCCGTGGGAGCCGGAGCAGTCGGCGCTGTCCGACGTCGCCCAGATCGCCTTCGAGGTCAACCTGCTCACCGAGGACAACCTGCCGAGCTACCACCGGGAGATCGCCTCGGCGTACGGCCGCGACGGCGCCTGGGGCACCTGGGTCGGCCGGTGGACCGCCGAGGAGGGCCGGCACGCGATCGCGATGCGGGACTACCTGATGGTCACCCGCGGCGTCGACCCGGTGGCGCTGGAACGCGGCCGGATGCACCAGATGGAGCTCGGCTACGACAGCGGCAACAAGACCCCGCTGCGGGTCATGGCCTACGTGACCATCCAGGAGCTGGCCACCCGGATCAGTCACCGCAACACCGGCCGGTTCACCCAGGAGCCGGTGGCCGAGAAGCTGCTGGCCCGGATCGCCGCCGACGAGAACCTCCACATGATCTTCTATCGGAACCTCGTCACCGCCGCGCTGGAGCTCGCCCCGGACCTGACCGTGTTGGCCATCCGCGACGAGGTCCTCAACTTCGACATGCCCGGCACCGGCATCCTCGACTTCAAGAGCAAGGCCCGCCAGATCGCCGACGCCGGCATCTACAACCTGCGCGTCCACCACGACGAGGTGGTGACGCCAGTGCTGCGGCAGTGGCAGTTCTTCGCGCTGGAGGGCCTGGGCGGCGAGGCCGAGCAGGCCAGGGCCGAGGTCGCGACCTTCCTCGAGGGACTCGACGCCTTCGCCACCCTCCAGGAGGAGAAGCGCGCCGCCCGGGCCGCCCGAGCCGGCCGGGCCACCGGCGAGCTCGCCGCCCAGGCCTGAGCCGGGCAGGATCTGGCCACTCCCTCCGCAGCCGCGGGGAGGGCGACCGGCCCACCGGTGCGCGGTGCCAGCTCAAACGGTCGTGCCGGCCCCAACGGCGGCCGGGTACGTGAGGTAGTCCATAGTGTCTCCTCGTGGGCAGCCATCGCCGC of the Pseudofrankia saprophytica genome contains:
- a CDS encoding acyl-ACP desaturase; translated protein: MTSPTELDLLRELEPVAAANIDRHLGLAAEWMPHEYVPWGLGRDFDTLPWEPEQSALSDVAQIAFEVNLLTEDNLPSYHREIASAYGRDGAWGTWVGRWTAEEGRHAIAMRDYLMVTRGVDPVALERGRMHQMELGYDSGNKTPLRVMAYVTIQELATRISHRNTGRFTQEPVAEKLLARIAADENLHMIFYRNLVTAALELAPDLTVLAIRDEVLNFDMPGTGILDFKSKARQIADAGIYNLRVHHDEVVTPVLRQWQFFALEGLGGEAEQARAEVATFLEGLDAFATLQEEKRAARAARAGRATGELAAQA